In Kushneria marisflavi, the following are encoded in one genomic region:
- a CDS encoding Nudix family hydrolase translates to MPKRRVHVAAAAIFNDQGQVLIARRPSIADQGGLWEFPGGKLAPYETGLEALRRELREELGINIQRAQPLIRVHHEYPDKHILLDVWETHDFEGEPWGREGQAVRWVSPDDFGRYAFPAANGPIIRAVTLPHDYLITGEASDEEDFDRKLKRALVEDGIKLVQLRAHDLGEDAYRARAERALATCREHGASLILNCSLEVFRAVDADGLHLPSRELMALTHRPIGDDKWLAASTHNAEQLAQAQRLGCDFATLSPVRETPSHPGAVTIGWHDLQQMVEEVTMPVYALGGTSRDDGDRARAVGAQGIASIRDFWR, encoded by the coding sequence ATGCCGAAAAGAAGGGTACATGTCGCCGCTGCGGCCATCTTCAACGATCAGGGCCAAGTGTTGATTGCACGGCGGCCATCGATTGCCGATCAGGGTGGGCTGTGGGAGTTCCCCGGTGGCAAGCTGGCCCCGTATGAAACCGGACTTGAAGCCTTGCGTCGTGAGCTTCGCGAAGAGCTGGGCATCAATATTCAACGGGCTCAGCCGCTGATTCGCGTTCATCATGAATACCCCGACAAGCACATCCTGCTCGACGTCTGGGAGACCCATGATTTTGAGGGCGAACCCTGGGGGCGTGAAGGTCAGGCCGTACGCTGGGTTAGTCCGGACGATTTCGGTCGTTATGCTTTCCCGGCGGCCAACGGCCCGATCATTCGTGCCGTGACCCTGCCGCATGACTATCTGATCACGGGGGAAGCCAGCGACGAAGAAGACTTTGATCGCAAGCTCAAGCGTGCGCTGGTGGAGGACGGCATCAAGCTGGTGCAGCTGCGGGCGCATGATCTGGGCGAAGACGCTTATCGTGCTCGCGCCGAACGTGCTCTGGCGACCTGTCGAGAGCACGGTGCATCGCTGATCCTCAACTGTTCGCTCGAGGTTTTCCGTGCCGTGGATGCGGACGGACTGCATCTGCCCAGCCGTGAATTGATGGCCCTTACACATCGCCCCATAGGGGATGACAAGTGGCTGGCGGCCTCTACACACAATGCCGAGCAGCTTGCTCAGGCCCAGCGGCTGGGGTGTGATTTTGCAACACTTTCACCGGTGCGCGAGACCCCGAGCCATCCAGGTGCGGTGACCATCGGCTGGCACGATCTTCAGCAGATGGTGGAAGAAGTAACGATGCCGGTATATGCCCTTGGCGGTACCTCTCGTGATGATGGTGACCGTGCTCGCGCCGTGGGTGCGCAGGGCATCGCCTCGATTCGTGACTTCTGGCGCTAA
- the yacG gene encoding DNA gyrase inhibitor YacG, which yields MSNENQTPIVPCPQCGKRLYWTSDNPWRPFCSKRCKMIDLGAWADESHRIAGEPAMDDASLDELMNRIERGD from the coding sequence ATGAGTAATGAGAATCAGACTCCTATCGTCCCGTGCCCCCAGTGCGGCAAGCGCCTTTACTGGACCAGCGATAACCCGTGGCGTCCGTTTTGCTCCAAACGCTGCAAGATGATCGACCTTGGTGCCTGGGCGGATGAATCTCATCGAATTGCCGGAGAGCCCGCCATGGATGATGCAAGCCTTGATGAGCTCATGAATCGCATCGAGCGCGGCGACTAG
- the coaE gene encoding dephospho-CoA kinase (Dephospho-CoA kinase (CoaE) performs the final step in coenzyme A biosynthesis.), with protein sequence MLIIGLTGGIAAGKTTIAEAFARRGAVWVDVDHLAREIVMPGEAALADIRARFGEPVMTEQGELNRAALRQIIFDDVQARHDLEAITHPRIRERLIQRLEALSGPYALLVSPLLLETDQHQLVNRILVIDVPPEEQIRRTCERDGVPESQARAIVDAQMSRNRRLASADDVIDNVGSFHVVDARIDRLDLFYRQLASQYNAP encoded by the coding sequence ATGCTGATTATCGGCCTGACCGGCGGCATAGCAGCCGGCAAGACCACCATCGCCGAAGCCTTTGCCAGACGCGGGGCAGTCTGGGTGGATGTAGACCACCTGGCCCGGGAGATCGTCATGCCGGGCGAGGCGGCGCTGGCAGATATTCGTGCGCGCTTTGGCGAGCCTGTCATGACAGAACAGGGCGAGCTCAATCGGGCCGCCCTGCGCCAGATCATTTTCGATGACGTCCAGGCGCGTCATGACCTTGAGGCCATTACCCATCCCCGCATTCGTGAGCGACTGATTCAGCGTCTTGAAGCCCTGTCGGGACCTTATGCCCTGCTGGTCTCACCGCTGCTGCTGGAAACCGATCAGCATCAGCTGGTCAATCGGATTCTGGTGATCGATGTGCCTCCCGAGGAGCAGATCCGAAGGACCTGCGAACGAGATGGCGTCCCCGAATCGCAGGCCCGCGCCATTGTGGATGCCCAGATGTCACGCAATCGACGACTTGCCAGCGCCGATGACGTTATCGACAATGTCGGCAGCTTTCACGTGGTTGATGCCCGAATCGATCGGCTCGATCTTTTTTACCGCCAGCTTGCGAGCCAGTACAACGCCCCATGA
- a CDS encoding prepilin peptidase has product MSPLTDPLLLCVVALLALALGSFLNVVIARLPLMLSRQWTREAHQTLSLTPPVQPACNLLVPRSRCPGCEAPLAWHDNIPLLGYLKRRGRCAQCRCAISVQYPLVEMASLALVLWIVWHHGMTLTALTLILACLTLLALAVIDWRTMLLPDVLTLPLLWGGLLYQLTNNADRLAESVVGAMAGYGIAWGFYWLFRLATGKEGLGHGDFKLLAALGAWCGWQALPLILVLSATTGAVVGIVLQLLIPRLRGAPMPFGPFLSAAGMLILLGGDSLVELYYNIIGLSGI; this is encoded by the coding sequence GTGTCCCCGTTGACCGATCCCCTTCTGCTGTGTGTTGTAGCGCTGCTGGCACTGGCGCTGGGCAGCTTTCTCAATGTGGTCATTGCCCGACTGCCCCTGATGCTGTCCCGGCAGTGGACCCGAGAGGCGCATCAGACACTGTCGCTGACACCCCCGGTTCAGCCTGCCTGCAATTTGCTCGTGCCGCGCTCTCGCTGCCCCGGATGCGAAGCGCCCCTTGCATGGCATGACAATATTCCCCTGCTGGGCTATCTGAAGCGTCGAGGCCGCTGCGCACAGTGTCGATGCGCCATCAGCGTGCAATATCCACTGGTCGAAATGGCAAGCCTTGCCCTGGTGCTCTGGATCGTATGGCACCATGGCATGACCCTGACGGCCCTGACATTGATACTGGCCTGCCTGACGCTGCTGGCACTGGCCGTCATCGATTGGCGTACGATGCTGCTGCCGGATGTACTCACCCTGCCACTGCTATGGGGCGGGTTGCTGTATCAGCTGACAAACAATGCCGACAGGCTGGCAGAGAGCGTGGTCGGCGCGATGGCGGGATACGGTATTGCCTGGGGATTTTACTGGCTTTTTCGCCTTGCTACGGGCAAGGAAGGTCTGGGTCATGGAGATTTCAAGCTTCTGGCCGCACTGGGCGCATGGTGTGGCTGGCAGGCCCTGCCGCTGATTCTGGTCCTGTCCGCCACCACCGGAGCGGTAGTGGGCATTGTCTTGCAACTGCTCATTCCTCGACTGCGGGGGGCACCGATGCCCTTCGGCCCCTTTTTGAGTGCGGCGGGCATGCTGATCCTGCTGGGCGGTGACAGCCTTGTCGAGCTGTATTACAACATCATCGGCCTTTCCGGAATCTAG
- a CDS encoding type II secretion system F family protein — protein sequence MATSALSKRSSASSGQATTFRWMGKNGRGERVRGEMHGINEHDIRRQLSSQGIIVTRLNRKRHLPGMGHRIRGEDITLFARQMATLIRAGVPLLQSLEAVANGTNRPALRHFIETIKSDVSSGMSFSQALAAHPRHIDQLFVHLIEAGEQAGALDRMLDRVATNKERLDNLKARVRKALYYPAAVVAVGIAVTALLLIKVVPQFESMFASFGAELPAPTRITIALSDAAQQLWWQILLAALAAGMFTRRMLARSPALALQASRLMLRLPVIGPVIERAAIARFSRTLATTFAAGVPLMSALETAKGVCGNLVFEQAIERVRQDVNTGQQLNFAMRTTGLFTPMTLQMVAIGEESGALEAMLNRVADFYDVEVENRVDTLTTLMEPLIIVVLGSLVGGVVVSMYLPVFDLGSAI from the coding sequence ATGGCAACGTCTGCCCTGTCAAAACGCTCATCGGCTTCATCGGGCCAGGCCACGACCTTTCGGTGGATGGGCAAGAATGGTCGTGGCGAACGGGTCAGGGGTGAAATGCATGGTATCAATGAACACGACATTCGCCGCCAGCTGTCCTCTCAGGGCATTATTGTTACCCGCCTGAACCGCAAGCGTCATCTGCCCGGCATGGGCCATCGCATCCGGGGCGAGGACATCACCCTGTTTGCGCGTCAGATGGCGACCCTGATTCGTGCCGGTGTGCCCTTGCTGCAGTCTCTTGAGGCGGTTGCCAACGGTACCAACCGTCCGGCCCTGCGACACTTCATCGAAACCATCAAAAGTGACGTTTCCAGCGGCATGAGCTTTTCGCAGGCACTGGCGGCGCACCCACGCCATATCGATCAACTGTTTGTTCATCTGATCGAGGCCGGTGAACAGGCCGGCGCCCTTGACCGCATGCTCGATCGCGTCGCCACCAACAAGGAGCGCCTTGATAATCTAAAGGCACGCGTTCGCAAGGCGCTGTATTACCCTGCCGCCGTGGTGGCCGTGGGCATTGCCGTAACGGCGCTTTTGTTGATCAAGGTCGTACCGCAGTTTGAAAGCATGTTCGCAAGTTTTGGCGCCGAGCTACCGGCCCCGACCCGAATCACCATTGCGCTTTCGGATGCCGCCCAGCAGCTATGGTGGCAAATATTGCTGGCAGCGCTGGCCGCAGGGATGTTTACGCGGCGTATGCTTGCACGCTCACCGGCGCTGGCCTTACAGGCAAGCCGATTGATGCTCAGACTCCCCGTCATCGGGCCAGTCATCGAGAGAGCCGCCATTGCGCGTTTTTCGCGCACCCTGGCCACCACCTTTGCCGCGGGCGTGCCCCTGATGTCAGCGCTGGAAACGGCGAAAGGCGTCTGCGGCAATCTGGTGTTTGAGCAGGCCATTGAACGCGTGCGCCAGGACGTCAATACCGGCCAGCAGCTCAATTTTGCCATGCGCACCACCGGGCTTTTCACCCCCATGACCCTCCAGATGGTAGCGATCGGTGAAGAATCAGGCGCCCTTGAAGCCATGCTCAATCGCGTGGCCGATTTTTATGATGTCGAGGTCGAAAACCGGGTCGATACACTGACCACTCTGATGGAGCCTCTGATCATTGTGGTCCTGGGCTCTCTGGTAGGCGGCGTGGTGGTGTCGATGTATCTACCCGTATTTGATCTTGGCAGCGCCATATAG
- the pilB gene encoding type IV-A pilus assembly ATPase PilB, which yields MSDAFTQLSANPLRSLARQLVEDGLLDADRALALETQAQQEKRPLLRLITEETDVSPRDAIQSAGWAFGLGCVDLEAIPVARLPPLQGLPESMIRRLGVLPLMRHERCLIVAVDDPSRLPELDELQFVIGMSVEGMLAPAEQLSARLEQYLKVHGEGALALLEGHNALETLALEENDLALDQAEDASFQSSDDAPVVRFVKQILLDGIRRGASDIHFEPFEESFRIRFRVDGILVEASRPPAQLRQRIAARIKVMAKLDISERRLPQDGNMRLKLSSRRHVEFRVNTLPTLFGEKIVMRLLDPDSARMGIDALGFTPEQRAIFEQAIARPQGMILSTGPTGSGKTVTLYTALNLLNTEARNIATAEDPVEIKLEGINQVNVRPNIGFDFAAALRAFLRQDPDVVMVGEIRDLETAEVAIKAAQTGHLVLSTLHTNSAAETLTRLGNMGVAGFNIATSISLIIAQRLARRLCERCRQPVTLPREVLRHQGLNDEEIDQATLYQAVGCEHCTHGYRGRVGIYEMVPISSAMSHLIMQDAGAMALAEQARREGHHDLRRSGLHKVLTGLTTLEELNRTIQE from the coding sequence ATGTCGGATGCTTTCACCCAACTCTCTGCCAACCCCCTGCGCAGCCTTGCCCGTCAGCTGGTCGAAGACGGGCTACTGGACGCCGACCGCGCGCTGGCGCTTGAAACTCAGGCGCAGCAGGAAAAGCGCCCGCTGCTCAGGCTGATTACTGAAGAGACCGATGTGTCACCGCGCGATGCCATTCAGAGTGCCGGCTGGGCTTTCGGGCTGGGCTGTGTTGATCTGGAGGCGATCCCGGTCGCTCGCCTGCCACCGCTGCAAGGTCTGCCGGAATCGATGATCCGCCGGCTGGGCGTGCTGCCCCTGATGCGCCACGAACGCTGTCTGATCGTGGCGGTGGATGATCCCTCTCGCCTGCCAGAACTCGATGAGCTTCAGTTCGTGATCGGCATGAGCGTGGAAGGCATGCTGGCACCGGCCGAGCAGCTCTCTGCCAGACTCGAGCAGTATCTGAAGGTACACGGCGAAGGCGCGCTGGCGCTGCTGGAGGGTCATAACGCCCTTGAGACGCTGGCGCTCGAGGAAAACGACCTTGCACTGGATCAGGCCGAAGATGCCTCATTTCAATCCAGCGATGATGCGCCGGTCGTGCGCTTCGTCAAACAGATCCTGCTCGACGGCATTCGGCGCGGCGCCTCGGACATCCATTTCGAGCCGTTTGAGGAGAGCTTTCGAATCCGCTTTCGCGTCGATGGCATTCTCGTGGAAGCTTCCCGACCGCCGGCACAGCTTCGACAGCGTATTGCAGCCCGCATCAAGGTGATGGCAAAGCTGGACATCTCCGAGCGACGCCTGCCCCAGGATGGCAACATGCGCCTGAAGCTGTCGAGCCGACGACACGTTGAATTTCGTGTCAACACGCTACCAACCCTGTTTGGTGAAAAGATCGTCATGCGCCTGCTGGACCCGGACAGCGCCCGCATGGGCATCGATGCGCTGGGCTTCACGCCCGAACAGCGCGCCATCTTTGAACAGGCCATTGCACGCCCCCAGGGCATGATTCTATCGACCGGCCCTACCGGCAGCGGCAAGACGGTGACACTTTATACGGCTCTGAATCTGCTCAATACCGAGGCGCGCAATATCGCCACGGCCGAGGACCCGGTCGAGATCAAGCTGGAAGGCATCAACCAGGTCAACGTACGACCCAATATCGGCTTTGATTTTGCCGCCGCCCTGCGTGCTTTTCTGCGTCAGGACCCGGATGTGGTGATGGTGGGGGAAATTCGTGATCTGGAAACCGCCGAAGTCGCCATCAAGGCGGCCCAGACCGGACATCTGGTGCTATCGACACTACACACCAACTCTGCTGCCGAAACCCTGACTCGTCTGGGCAACATGGGCGTGGCCGGCTTCAACATCGCCACCTCCATCAGCCTGATCATCGCTCAGCGACTGGCACGCCGCCTGTGTGAACGCTGCCGACAGCCGGTCACCCTGCCCCGCGAAGTGCTCAGACATCAGGGACTCAATGACGAGGAAATTGATCAGGCCACGCTGTATCAGGCCGTAGGCTGTGAGCACTGCACACATGGCTACCGGGGACGTGTGGGGATTTATGAAATGGTGCCGATATCCTCTGCCATGAGCCATTTGATCATGCAGGATGCCGGTGCCATGGCGCTGGCCGAGCAGGCGCGACGAGAAGGTCATCACGACCTGCGCCGCAGCGGTTTGCACAAGGTGCTGACCGGACTGACCACGCTGGAAGAACTCAACCGGACCATTCAGGAGTAA
- a CDS encoding pilin, which translates to MARRQGGFTLIELMIVVAIIGVLAAIAVPRYQDYVARSETGSALATLKSSQVSIEESVLRGQTLSMTPNDAGFIGITPADVKMGTLSIPAKNDSNNGVASVQIAFGTGASSSLTGKNIALNRTKDGAWSCTATVDAQYMPKACTKAGDDPKV; encoded by the coding sequence ATGGCACGCAGGCAGGGTGGTTTTACGTTGATCGAGCTGATGATCGTGGTCGCCATCATCGGTGTACTGGCGGCCATTGCCGTGCCGCGCTATCAGGATTATGTGGCGAGGTCGGAAACGGGTTCTGCACTGGCGACGCTCAAAAGCTCGCAGGTCAGTATCGAAGAGTCAGTGCTGAGAGGGCAGACCCTCAGCATGACGCCAAACGATGCAGGCTTTATCGGTATCACGCCTGCTGACGTGAAGATGGGTACGTTAAGCATTCCAGCGAAAAATGACAGCAATAACGGCGTTGCATCAGTGCAAATTGCTTTTGGCACGGGTGCCAGCTCTTCTTTAACCGGTAAAAATATTGCTCTGAATAGAACCAAGGATGGTGCGTGGTCCTGTACGGCGACCGTTGATGCCCAGTACATGCCAAAAGCGTGTACGAAAGCTGGTGATGATCCAAAGGTTTAA
- a CDS encoding TrkH family potassium uptake protein has translation MLRLPLFRHPAGAGPVLRILAMLLLVLSLFMLIPLALLALEGDGQMWPFLWAFAVTFGTGVVFILLTWGVHIELRPRQMFILTTSSWVVMSAFSSLPMQFGAPRLSVADAVFESVSAITTTGATVLVGIEHLSDGLKLWRGLMQWVGGVGIIVMAIAVLPFLRVGGMRLFQTESSDWSDKVLPRAGTVAKAIGLVYVGFTIVSIVSYWLAGMLPLDAVVHGMTSVATGGFANYDASFGQYADQPVILWLSVLSMLTGALPFVLYIRMARERSGVLWKDQQVRGLLALLVVVIALLTLYRTVRGMEFFDALTQVAFNVVSVVTTTGYATDDYTAWGPLSAAAFFYLTFVGGCSGSTSGGMKVFRFQVGLIMLVNQLRYLVHANGVFVQRYNGRVLTDDQIRGVIAFSFFFFFTVAVLALGLSLMGLDFVTALSGAATAVANVGPGLGDIIGPAGNFAPLPDAAKWMLSIGMLMGRLEILTVLVLLTPTFWRK, from the coding sequence ATGCTGCGTCTGCCGCTTTTCCGTCATCCGGCCGGAGCGGGCCCTGTCCTGCGCATTCTGGCCATGCTGCTGCTGGTATTATCCCTGTTCATGCTGATCCCGCTGGCCCTGCTGGCCCTGGAAGGCGATGGGCAGATGTGGCCCTTTCTATGGGCCTTTGCGGTCACCTTCGGCACGGGTGTCGTGTTCATTTTGCTGACCTGGGGTGTGCACATCGAGCTGCGCCCCCGGCAGATGTTTATTCTGACCACCTCCAGCTGGGTCGTCATGTCGGCCTTTTCCAGTCTGCCCATGCAGTTCGGCGCGCCGCGTCTGTCGGTGGCCGATGCGGTGTTTGAGTCGGTCTCGGCCATTACCACGACCGGGGCGACCGTGCTGGTGGGTATCGAACATCTCTCGGACGGCCTCAAGCTCTGGCGTGGTCTGATGCAGTGGGTCGGCGGCGTCGGGATCATCGTGATGGCCATCGCGGTATTGCCCTTTCTGCGCGTCGGCGGCATGCGCCTTTTCCAGACCGAATCCTCGGACTGGTCCGACAAGGTGCTGCCGCGAGCCGGTACGGTCGCCAAGGCCATCGGTCTGGTCTATGTCGGTTTTACGATTGTCTCGATTGTCAGCTACTGGCTGGCGGGCATGCTGCCACTGGATGCCGTCGTGCATGGCATGACGTCAGTGGCGACCGGCGGTTTTGCCAATTATGACGCCTCTTTCGGACAGTACGCCGATCAACCTGTCATCCTGTGGCTCAGCGTGCTGTCCATGTTGACCGGCGCGCTTCCCTTTGTACTGTATATCCGCATGGCGCGGGAACGGTCGGGCGTGCTCTGGAAGGATCAGCAGGTCAGGGGGCTTCTGGCGCTGCTGGTGGTCGTCATTGCCTTGCTGACCCTGTATCGCACCGTCCGCGGCATGGAGTTTTTCGATGCGCTGACGCAGGTCGCGTTCAACGTGGTGTCAGTGGTGACGACCACCGGCTATGCCACCGATGACTACACGGCATGGGGCCCGCTGTCGGCAGCGGCCTTTTTCTATCTGACCTTTGTCGGTGGCTGCTCCGGGTCCACCAGTGGGGGAATGAAGGTCTTTCGATTTCAGGTCGGCCTGATCATGCTGGTCAATCAGCTGCGCTACCTGGTTCATGCCAACGGCGTGTTTGTGCAGCGCTATAACGGGCGCGTGCTGACCGATGACCAGATTCGGGGCGTTATCGCCTTCTCCTTTTTCTTCTTCTTTACGGTGGCGGTGCTGGCACTTGGGCTCTCGCTGATGGGGCTGGATTTTGTCACGGCGCTTTCGGGCGCCGCGACAGCCGTCGCCAATGTCGGCCCGGGGCTTGGCGATATCATCGGCCCAGCGGGGAATTTTGCGCCTTTGCCGGACGCCGCTAAGTGGATGCTGAGCATCGGTATGCTGATGGGGCGTCTGGAAATCCTGACCGTGCTGGTACTGCTGACACCAACCTTCTGGCGTAAATAA
- a CDS encoding 1-acyl-sn-glycerol-3-phosphate acyltransferase → MTSSPDALPPVDDFEAIRPYNDNEVVDTLARLVRNDEFIDTITRYRLPKLARFAPRVARALVRHGLRRAVRNIHTVGDFQDHISHYMARMIQNTTNTFSVEGLEKLDQQKAYLFIGNHRDIALDPAFVNYALYHSGRSTVRIAIGDNLLQKPYVTDLMRLNKSFIVPRSARGKRAMLVAYQQLSNYIRQSIIKDNHPIWLAQREGRAKNGVDRTDSAIIKMLGMARRMEDKDASVNDTIAELRIVPVSISYEFDPCDQQKARELKARHEGVAYEKIAYEDILSIAAGITGNKGRVRLVFGTPLTDEHDSYDSAAQEIDRQVLSHYTLYPSHYLALEATGHAPELVDLSDITPADRQAFNTRLEQVPEDLRPWWLCQYANPVLNRAGRDPL, encoded by the coding sequence ATGACCTCTTCCCCGGATGCGCTACCGCCCGTAGACGACTTCGAGGCCATACGCCCCTACAACGACAACGAAGTCGTTGATACGCTGGCTCGCCTGGTCAGAAACGATGAATTCATCGATACCATCACGCGCTATCGGCTGCCAAAACTGGCCCGCTTCGCGCCACGCGTGGCGCGGGCGCTGGTACGCCATGGCCTCAGGCGCGCGGTTCGAAACATCCATACCGTGGGGGATTTTCAGGATCACATCTCCCATTACATGGCGCGCATGATTCAGAACACGACCAATACCTTCAGCGTGGAAGGTCTTGAGAAGCTGGATCAGCAAAAGGCCTATCTCTTTATCGGCAACCATCGCGATATCGCGCTCGACCCGGCCTTCGTCAACTACGCGCTCTATCATAGCGGCCGCAGCACCGTGCGTATCGCCATCGGCGACAACCTGCTGCAAAAGCCCTATGTGACCGATCTCATGCGGCTCAACAAGAGCTTTATCGTGCCGCGCTCGGCGCGGGGCAAGCGGGCAATGCTGGTAGCCTACCAGCAGCTTTCCAATTATATTCGACAGTCGATTATCAAGGATAACCATCCCATCTGGCTGGCACAGCGCGAAGGCCGTGCCAAGAATGGCGTGGACCGCACCGACAGCGCGATCATCAAAATGCTGGGCATGGCGCGGCGCATGGAAGACAAGGACGCCTCGGTCAACGACACGATTGCCGAGCTGCGCATCGTGCCCGTTTCCATCAGCTACGAATTTGATCCCTGCGATCAGCAAAAGGCGCGCGAACTCAAGGCCCGCCATGAGGGCGTGGCCTATGAAAAGATCGCCTACGAAGACATCCTCTCGATTGCCGCCGGCATTACCGGCAACAAGGGACGTGTCAGGCTGGTGTTCGGCACGCCGCTGACGGACGAGCACGACAGCTATGACAGTGCCGCTCAGGAGATCGACCGCCAGGTGCTCAGCCACTATACGCTCTACCCCAGCCACTACCTGGCGCTGGAAGCTACCGGCCATGCGCCCGAGCTTGTCGACCTCAGTGACATCACTCCGGCTGATCGTCAGGCCTTCAACACGCGACTGGAGCAGGTGCCGGAAGACCTTCGCCCCTGGTGGCTGTGCCAGTACGCCAACCCCGTGCTTAATCGCGCAGGGCGCGACCCGCTCTAA
- a CDS encoding recombination-associated protein RdgC translates to MWFKHLQLYRLLDEQDWSLDQLTQALDTHRFTPVTETQARRVGWAAPAGRHGDQLVHEIQGHRLMTLLRQERLLPSAVVKETLEERVEALTAQQGYPPGRRDKLALKERIVEELLPRAFTRTTRTDLWWDTKRRLIGINASSAKRAEEMLDVLRESLGSLKVIPLAPQTPAGRTMTTWLTDPTTRPEGMLLGDQIELRAKGDDGILRARSIDPDGEEVRMSLDVGRQASKLALNIEEQMTLVLQEDMSIKSIRFADAVLKEIDDTDSDDNPVMQMETEFALMAHVLGDTAERLMQWLGGEATPAPAAP, encoded by the coding sequence ATGTGGTTCAAGCATTTACAACTTTATCGCCTGCTCGATGAGCAGGACTGGTCACTGGATCAGCTCACACAAGCCCTCGACACCCATCGCTTCACGCCGGTCACCGAGACTCAGGCCCGCCGGGTGGGCTGGGCAGCGCCTGCCGGACGCCATGGCGATCAGCTGGTGCACGAGATTCAGGGACATCGTCTGATGACACTGCTGCGCCAGGAGCGTCTGCTGCCGAGCGCGGTCGTCAAGGAAACACTCGAAGAGCGGGTCGAGGCACTGACCGCACAGCAGGGCTATCCACCCGGGCGTCGTGACAAGCTGGCACTCAAGGAGCGTATCGTCGAGGAACTGCTGCCACGTGCCTTTACCCGCACCACGCGCACGGATCTCTGGTGGGATACGAAGCGCCGTCTGATCGGCATCAATGCCTCGAGTGCCAAACGCGCCGAGGAGATGCTTGACGTATTGCGTGAATCGCTTGGATCGCTCAAGGTCATTCCGCTGGCGCCGCAGACGCCGGCCGGACGCACCATGACCACCTGGCTGACCGACCCGACCACTCGTCCGGAAGGCATGCTGCTGGGGGATCAGATCGAGCTTCGCGCCAAGGGCGATGACGGCATCCTTCGTGCCCGCAGCATCGACCCGGACGGTGAGGAAGTGCGCATGTCACTGGACGTGGGCCGTCAGGCCAGCAAGCTGGCACTGAACATCGAAGAGCAGATGACACTGGTGCTGCAGGAAGACATGTCCATCAAGTCGATTCGTTTTGCCGATGCCGTGCTCAAGGAAATCGACGATACCGATAGCGACGACAATCCCGTCATGCAGATGGAGACCGAGTTTGCGCTCATGGCCCATGTACTGGGTGATACTGCCGAGCGACTGATGCAGTGGCTTGGCGGCGAAGCGACACCGGCACCTGCCGCCCCATGA